One window of Cryptococcus neoformans var. grubii H99 chromosome 11, complete sequence genomic DNA carries:
- a CDS encoding ubiquitin-activating enzyme E1 C — MATAHIQSYHADPARYAAVDNLLHRKGPWTDERFQGGTDTAKFLRTKAKVLVIGAGGLGCEILQNLALSGFNDIHVIDMDTIDISNLNRQFLFRESDVGKPKALVAAEFVMKRVPGCTVTPYHGKIQDHPTSFYSTFDVIVAGLDSISARRWINATLVQMAQEDEENIKPLIDGGTEGFKGQARVILPTITSCYECSIDMLTPPTAFPICTIANTPRLPEHCIEWASVLEWPKVFRDKKLDTDDPEHIEWLYKQAAARAGQFNIEGVTWSLTQGVVKNIIPAIASTNAIIAASCCNEAFKIATASAPYLNNYMMYVGNESVYTYTFEHEQRPDCPVCGGESLVAEVKRDWTLQQLIESLSQRQDLQVSRPSLSFSSGKALFWPSPPDVYEATKANLELPLSDLVQDNDAIVLVDPALPVSASVTVKFV; from the exons ATGGCAACAGCTCATATACAGTCCTATCACGCAGATCCCGCACGCTATGCTGCCGTGgacaatcttctccataGGAAAGGCCCGTGGACAGACGAAAGATTCCAAGGTGGTACAGAT ACAGCAAAGTTTCTCAGGACAAAGGCAAAGGTTTTGGTAATCGGCGCAGGGGGCCTTGGATGTGAAATACTTCAGAACCTTGCATTGT CGGGCTTCAATGATATCCACGTGATTGATATGGACACGATTGACATTTCCAATCTAAACAGACAGTTCCTTTTCAG GGAATCCGATGTCGGCAAGCCCAAGGCTCTCGTGGCGGCCGAATTCGTGATGAAGCGAGTGCCCGGTTGCACCGTCACGCC CTACCATGGGAAGATTCAGGACCACCCTACATCCTTCTACTCCACTTTCGATGTCATCGTTGCCGGTCTTGACTCCATCTCTGCTCGCCGATGGATCAATGCAACGTTAGTGCAGATGGCccaggaggatgaggagaataTAAAACCATTGATTGATGGCGGCACAGAAG GGTTCAAGGGCCAGGCTCGTGTTATTTTGCCCACAATCACGTCGTGCTATGAATGCTCA ATTGATATGCTTACTCCGCCGACTGCCTTCCCCATATGTACTATCGCTAACACACCCCGTCTTCCCGAACACTGCATCGAATGGGCAAGCGTGCTGGAGTGGCCCAAGGTCTTTAGAG ATAAGAAGCTCGACACAGACGATCCGGAACATATTGAATGGCTTTATAAACAGGCTGCGGCCAGAGCCGGACAGTTCAACATCGAAGGTGTCACTTGGTCACTTACCCAAGGCGTTGTGAAGAACATCATTCCAGCGATTGCTAGTACCAACGCCATCATAGCTG CTTCATGTTGTAACGAAGCCTTCAAGATTGCGACTGCGAGCGCACCTTATCTTAACAACTACATGATG TATGTCGGTAATGAGTCTGTTTATACTTATACATTTGAGCATGAGCAACGGCCAGATTGTCCTGTATGTGGCGGAGAGTCCCTCGTGGCTGAGGTCAAAAGGGACTGGACACTGCAACAACTTATCGAATCTCTCTCTCAACGTCAAGATTT ACAAGTATCTCGCCCTTCTTTATCATTCTCTTCCGGAAAAGCTCTTTTCTGGCCAAGTCCGCCCGATGTTTACGAAGCTACCAAGGCTAACCTCGAATTGCCGTTGAGTGATTTGGTGCAGGACAATGATGCGATCGTGCTTGTGGACCCAGCATTACCTGTAAGCGCTTCGGTAACTGTAAAGTTTGTATAA
- a CDS encoding exosome complex component RRP45 has protein sequence MVREIDPPSVQNEFLLAALAEGKRLDGRLPLQMRDVHYIFGDELGCVECRLGKTAILAQVSAAIVKPRDDRPYEGFLLINSEIGPMASSVYENGRPGDDEVMIGRLLEKSIRRTEAIDREALCILAGEKVWQLRLTLHFLSDSGNLLDCAALAGMAALKHFRKPDVEVIGDEVIIHSPDERAPVPLAIHHTPLCLTFAYFENLPPILDPSHVEVILCSGTLTLTLNAQREICVLSKAGGGPLGAEEIMGVVKVGVDKVRELVRHLEEELEKDRASRVVEIR, from the exons ATGGTTAGAGAGATAGACCCACCATCAGTTCAGAACGAGTTTCTTCTCGCCGCCTTGGCCGAGGGGAAAAGGCTTGACGGCAGGCTACCCCTTCAGATGCGGGACGTCCATTACAtttttggagatgagctTGGCTGTGTGGAGTGTCGCTTGGGGAAGACAGC TATACTTGCTCAAGTGTCGGCGGCAATTGTTAAACCGCGAGATGACAGACCCTACGAAGGATTTCTATTGATCAACTCTGAAATTGGACCTATGGCTAGCAGTGTCTATGAAAACGGAAG ACCCGGTGACGATGAGGTCATGATTGGGAGACTTCTAGAGAAGAGTATTCGACGTACTGAAGCCATTGACAGAGAGGCCTTGTGCATCCTTGCAGGTGAAAAG GTTTGGCAACTGCGCCTCACTTTGCACTTCCTCTCAGATTCTGGCAATCTCCTTGATTGTGCCGCTCTTGCAGGCATGGCAGCGTTGAAACATTTCAGAAAACCGGATGTAGAAGTTATTGGAGACGAGGTCATCATT CACTCACCTGATGAGCGAGCTCCAGTGCCATTGGCCATCCACCACACACCCCTATGTCTCACGTTTGCCTACTTTGAAAA CCTCCCTCCAATCCTTGACCCCTCCCACGTTGAAGTCATCCTTTGCTCCGGCACATTAACCCTTACGCTCAACGCACAGCGAGAGATTTGTGTCCTTTCAAAAGCTGGGGGGGGCCCTCTCGGCGCCGAAGAAATTATGGGTGTCGTCAAAGTCGGTGTTGATAAAGTCAGAGAATTAGTAAGGcacttggaggaagagctaGAAAAGGACCGTGCAAGCAGAGTCGTTGAAATACGCTAG